A window of the Hydrogenispora ethanolica genome harbors these coding sequences:
- a CDS encoding sensor histidine kinase, translated as MAGKITEDYPVIRQKIAVLAGKRNTALYILNPKGTVVFATHPLPRFYDPVLYRNQGLFQQADALKNGYIIYPHHYVNSIGDNVVYSIARTIRDERDRPIGYIIVEIFKSHIEDIANNINANLNLDLLVVDSNFFTVANLRSPKLDGKIFHFSQNRKLTAMGTGFFLARVAGKQSLIAFHTSKYTRFVTIGILPVKVLLESSNFIRFITLLACLLSSVVCLILAVLISRNISRPIYDLVESMKQVESGNLHARVNFQRRDELGLLGRSFNAMVGRIQDLVDNVVAKQRQLRNSEIKALQAQINPHFLYNTLDSIKWLAKLNHVPQISVIATQLGKLLRSSINDADLTTVEESIVTIQSYLAIQKIRYRDKFATVVEIEPNILHCRIPKLILQPIVENAIVHGFEGKKSQGCLSIRGWSEQSDLIFEVADNGVGMKPEWVAAINAGQNIQSASADAHSIGIQNVNRRIQLYYGPEYRLTVQSLLDRGTKVTLRMPIQPETEISKQFAPEDAK; from the coding sequence TTGGCCGGTAAAATTACCGAGGATTATCCGGTCATCCGTCAAAAAATAGCGGTACTGGCCGGGAAGCGGAATACGGCGCTTTATATTTTGAATCCTAAAGGAACCGTTGTTTTTGCCACTCATCCCTTACCCCGTTTTTACGATCCGGTCCTTTACCGGAATCAGGGCCTTTTTCAACAGGCGGACGCCCTAAAAAACGGCTACATCATCTATCCTCATCATTATGTGAATTCCATCGGTGACAATGTGGTTTACAGTATTGCCCGTACGATCCGGGATGAGCGCGATCGCCCGATCGGATACATCATCGTGGAAATCTTTAAAAGCCACATCGAGGATATCGCCAATAATATCAATGCGAACTTAAACTTAGATTTACTGGTGGTCGATTCGAATTTTTTTACCGTTGCTAACCTGCGCAGTCCAAAACTGGACGGTAAAATTTTTCACTTCAGTCAGAATCGTAAGTTGACCGCGATGGGAACCGGTTTTTTTCTCGCACGGGTCGCGGGCAAGCAATCTTTGATTGCTTTTCACACTTCAAAATATACGCGGTTTGTCACCATTGGCATTTTACCTGTGAAAGTGCTGCTTGAAAGCAGTAATTTTATTCGGTTCATTACTTTGCTGGCGTGTTTGCTGAGTTCCGTGGTTTGTTTAATTTTGGCGGTGTTAATTTCCCGGAATATTTCCCGCCCGATTTATGATTTGGTTGAATCCATGAAGCAGGTCGAGAGTGGCAACCTCCATGCGAGGGTCAATTTTCAACGCCGCGACGAGCTGGGGTTGCTCGGTCGAAGTTTCAACGCAATGGTGGGACGAATTCAGGATTTGGTCGACAATGTTGTCGCCAAGCAGCGTCAACTGCGCAATTCAGAGATTAAAGCCTTGCAGGCTCAGATTAATCCGCATTTTTTATATAATACCCTCGATTCCATCAAATGGCTAGCCAAGTTGAATCATGTGCCGCAGATTTCGGTGATAGCCACTCAGCTCGGAAAATTATTGCGCAGCAGCATTAATGATGCCGATCTTACGACGGTGGAAGAGAGTATCGTGACGATACAGAGCTATCTCGCGATTCAGAAAATCCGCTATCGTGATAAATTCGCCACCGTTGTCGAGATAGAGCCAAATATCTTGCACTGCCGCATCCCCAAGCTTATCCTGCAACCCATTGTCGAAAATGCGATCGTCCACGGATTCGAGGGCAAAAAATCCCAAGGCTGTTTAAGCATCCGGGGATGGTCGGAGCAGAGTGACCTGATTTTTGAGGTCGCGGATAATGGAGTCGGAATGAAACCGGAGTGGGTGGCGGCTATCAATGCGGGTCAAAATATTCAGTCCGCGTCAGCCGATGCCCATAGTATCGGAATCCAGAATGTCAACCGGAGGATTCAACTCTATTATGGCCCGGAGTACCGGTTAACTGTCCAAAGCCTGTTGGATCGGGGTACCAAGGTGACGTTGCGAATGCCAATCCAGCCCGAAACTGAAATCTCAAAACAGTTCGCTCCGGAGGATGCCAAATGA
- a CDS encoding response regulator transcription factor, producing the protein MIKVLVVEDEYLVRKGLVLTTPWENYGLEVIGEAENGQEGLLLATELRPDLVVTDIRMPKMDGLELIERLEGVIDAEYLIISGYNEFEYAKQAMRLGVRDYLLKPIDDEELYQILERLSGLIQSKKKLQKVQDSLPLIQDSKLQLFNEYLSDNEWKVKENYIREAIKYLKLHYREDLNIRKVADSLKISESYLSRLFKMETGYTFVEYLTNYRIKKAIELLKEKSEKVYEIAEMVGYSDSRYFSALFRKYVGVTPSEFKDGLSRKN; encoded by the coding sequence ATGATCAAGGTGTTGGTGGTCGAAGACGAGTATTTGGTCCGCAAAGGCTTGGTCCTTACCACGCCGTGGGAAAACTACGGCCTGGAGGTCATTGGCGAAGCCGAAAATGGCCAAGAAGGCCTTCTCTTAGCAACTGAGCTTCGACCGGATTTGGTCGTTACGGATATTCGGATGCCGAAGATGGATGGCTTGGAATTGATTGAACGATTGGAAGGGGTTATCGACGCGGAATATTTGATCATCTCCGGCTACAATGAGTTTGAATATGCCAAACAAGCCATGCGGCTGGGGGTGCGGGATTACCTTCTGAAACCCATCGACGATGAGGAGTTGTACCAGATATTGGAACGACTTTCCGGACTAATCCAGAGCAAAAAGAAACTGCAAAAAGTTCAAGATAGTCTTCCCCTGATCCAAGACAGCAAACTTCAGTTATTCAATGAATATCTGTCGGACAACGAATGGAAAGTGAAAGAAAACTATATCCGGGAAGCAATAAAATACTTGAAATTGCATTATCGCGAAGATTTGAATATTCGAAAGGTGGCCGACTCCCTTAAAATATCCGAAAGTTATTTAAGCCGCCTTTTTAAAATGGAGACGGGTTATACTTTTGTCGAGTACCTGACGAATTACCGAATTAAGAAAGCCATCGAATTATTAAAGGAAAAGAGCGAAAAGGTCTACGAGATCGCGGAAATGGTCGGTTACAGCGATTCGCGTTATTTCAGCGCGCTGTTTCGAAAGTATGTCGGCGTCACTCCAAGCGAATTTAAAGACGGGTTAAGTCGCAAAAACTAG